One part of the Thermodesulfovibrio sp. 3462-1 genome encodes these proteins:
- the rplU gene encoding 50S ribosomal protein L21, translating into MYAIIETGGKQFKVKVGDVLKIEKIDLEPGNEIMFDRVLLFQGNEGLKIGSPYIEGLKVKAEVIETAKDKKVVVYRPPSKKAIHKLKGHKQWYTKVKIKEIMGG; encoded by the coding sequence ATGTACGCTATTATAGAAACAGGTGGGAAACAGTTTAAGGTTAAAGTGGGAGATGTATTAAAAATTGAAAAGATTGATCTTGAACCAGGAAATGAAATAATGTTTGACAGGGTGTTGCTTTTTCAGGGTAATGAAGGGCTTAAAATAGGCTCTCCCTATATTGAAGGATTAAAAGTAAAAGCTGAAGTGATTGAAACTGCAAAAGATAAAAAAGTTGTTGTATACAGACCTCCGTCAAAAAAGGCTATTCATAAACTTAAAGGTCACAAACAATGGTATACTAAAGTAAAGATAAAAGAAATCATGGGAGGATAA
- the proB gene encoding glutamate 5-kinase, producing MRIVVKVGSNLLTDKAGRINQKRISSLTREISELHNKAIEIVMVSSGAIASGLKKLGLKSKPKEIRKKQATAAVGQPLLMWMYEKYFLKFKKHIAQILLTRDDLSDRVRYVNAKNTILTLLEMGIIPIINENDTVATDEIKFGDNDQLAALVSGLVEANHLIILSDVAGLYTSDPKKDPNARLIKHVKEFSKELTEIAKPTSTGYGTGGMYSKVIAAKKATSFGIPVHIVGGRKYGNIKAVIEGKQVGTFFEPVKEKVTSRKGWIAYATRSKGNLYIDEGAVKALLKNGKSLLPSGIKKVEGDFDVGDAVYCIDEKGEKIAKGLVNYSSCEIKLIKGKKSSEIDKILGYKYSDEVIHRDNLVILV from the coding sequence GTGAGAATTGTTGTAAAAGTAGGAAGTAATCTTTTAACAGACAAAGCAGGAAGGATAAATCAGAAAAGAATTTCTTCGCTTACTCGAGAGATTTCGGAACTTCATAACAAGGCAATAGAAATTGTAATGGTTTCCTCAGGTGCAATTGCTTCAGGCTTGAAAAAACTCGGACTTAAAAGCAAACCCAAAGAAATAAGAAAAAAACAGGCAACTGCAGCAGTCGGACAACCACTTTTGATGTGGATGTATGAAAAGTATTTCCTAAAATTTAAAAAACACATAGCTCAGATTCTTCTTACAAGAGATGACCTGAGCGATAGAGTTCGTTATGTAAATGCAAAGAATACGATTCTCACACTTCTTGAGATGGGTATAATTCCAATAATTAACGAAAATGACACAGTAGCAACTGATGAGATAAAATTTGGCGATAACGATCAGCTTGCAGCTCTTGTTTCAGGGCTTGTTGAAGCAAATCATTTAATAATTCTTTCAGATGTTGCAGGTCTTTACACTTCAGATCCTAAAAAAGACCCTAATGCCAGATTAATAAAGCATGTAAAAGAGTTTTCAAAAGAACTTACTGAAATAGCAAAACCAACAAGCACGGGATATGGAACTGGAGGAATGTATTCAAAGGTTATTGCTGCAAAAAAGGCAACTTCCTTTGGAATCCCTGTTCATATTGTAGGTGGCAGAAAATATGGAAATATTAAAGCAGTGATTGAAGGAAAGCAGGTGGGAACATTCTTTGAGCCTGTGAAGGAAAAGGTTACCTCAAGAAAAGGATGGATTGCCTATGCAACAAGGTCTAAAGGAAATCTTTACATTGATGAAGGCGCTGTAAAAGCTTTGCTTAAAAATGGCAAAAGTCTTCTCCCATCAGGAATCAAAAAAGTGGAAGGAGATTTTGATGTAGGAGATGCAGTTTACTGCATTGATGAAAAAGGTGAAAAAATTGCCAAAGGACTGGTTAATTATTCATCATGTGAGATAAAGCTTATAAAAGGGAAAAAATCCTCGGAAATTGACAAAATTCTCGGCTATAAATACTCTGATGAAGTAATTCACAGGGACAATCTTGTTATACTTGTGTAA
- a CDS encoding flagellar protein FlaG: MKVDGIERETIIINPYRHTEADNTQTIIYANQKDIIKTENDDNLSGTNKNQKITVSQQELNKMMEELRHKFSMLEKYLQIDIDQELQMPISKIIDMTTEEVIRQIPPEWIVEILRRMEELKGVFYSREV; the protein is encoded by the coding sequence ATGAAGGTGGATGGGATAGAAAGGGAAACAATAATCATAAATCCATACAGACACACGGAAGCAGACAATACTCAAACAATTATTTATGCAAATCAGAAAGACATAATTAAAACTGAAAACGATGATAATTTAAGTGGAACAAATAAAAATCAAAAAATAACAGTGTCTCAGCAAGAGCTTAACAAAATGATGGAAGAGCTAAGACACAAATTCAGCATGCTTGAGAAATATCTTCAGATAGATATAGATCAGGAGCTTCAGATGCCTATCTCAAAGATTATTGATATGACAACAGAGGAAGTAATACGACAGATTCCACCAGAATGGATTGTTGAGATTTTAAGAAGAATGGAAGAACTTAAAGGAGTATTTTACTCGAGGGAGGTTTAA
- a CDS encoding flagellin, whose product MALRINFNAEATVTHTALLRNERAMNKSLLRISTGQRILSAADDAAGLFIADQLATVGAALDQGNRNIQTGISALQIAESNVGQIFEKLQTIYTKAQSAANDINDPNARAALQNDITNLVDAIQKIATDTEYNGIKLLDGTFASKVIHYGARADQTITTSIPNVKASNIGAYVVQGNGQVTSSATSAYTSLITANWQYDASADTVTVAGVSLKDSSYLSYTGAVDAKAIADAINNNATLQSLGISARAKNSSTASTDFSNIQAGTNQSATINFYVGSNTASANAISITVSSGQTLTLDQLVSQINTQASAKGLNITASTSGSRLVLTTTGETIGVEVTSTSGLSVNLATLLEGASGSVSSATTATGSAVKVGNLSIAGTDSYNYDFTGISSSNAGLGVAATGNGSFYNLNSINVTTNAGAELAIDIANTAIKKVDRVRTQIGSVINNLQAIWDGQKTSYDNTKEAENVIRNTDFAAEMSNFTTMQIRMQAGMAMLAQANALPQLVLQLLR is encoded by the coding sequence ATGGCATTAAGAATTAACTTCAATGCAGAGGCAACAGTAACACACACTGCCCTTTTAAGAAATGAAAGGGCAATGAACAAATCTCTTTTAAGAATTTCAACAGGTCAGAGAATCTTAAGTGCAGCAGATGATGCAGCAGGTCTGTTTATTGCAGACCAGCTTGCAACAGTTGGAGCAGCTTTGGACCAGGGTAATCGTAATATTCAGACAGGTATAAGTGCACTTCAGATTGCAGAGTCAAATGTTGGACAGATTTTTGAAAAACTTCAGACAATTTACACAAAAGCGCAGTCTGCAGCAAATGACATCAATGACCCGAATGCCCGTGCAGCACTTCAGAATGATATTACAAATCTTGTTGATGCCATTCAGAAAATCGCAACTGATACAGAATACAATGGAATTAAACTTCTTGATGGAACATTTGCAAGTAAGGTTATCCACTATGGTGCAAGGGCAGATCAGACAATTACAACAAGTATTCCAAATGTAAAGGCATCAAACATTGGTGCTTATGTAGTCCAGGGAAATGGTCAGGTTACATCAAGTGCAACATCAGCTTATACTTCATTAATTACAGCAAACTGGCAGTATGACGCTTCTGCTGATACAGTAACTGTAGCAGGCGTAAGTCTTAAAGATTCATCATATCTTAGCTATACTGGTGCTGTTGATGCAAAGGCAATAGCAGATGCAATAAACAATAATGCAACCTTACAGTCTTTAGGAATCTCTGCAAGAGCAAAAAATAGCTCTACAGCAAGCACAGATTTCAGCAATATCCAGGCAGGAACAAATCAGTCTGCTACTATAAATTTTTATGTAGGCTCTAATACCGCTTCTGCAAACGCAATTTCTATTACAGTAAGTTCTGGACAAACTCTTACTCTTGATCAGCTTGTCTCCCAGATAAATACTCAAGCTTCAGCTAAAGGCTTAAATATAACTGCTTCAACTTCTGGAAGTAGGCTTGTCCTTACAACAACTGGAGAAACAATAGGAGTAGAGGTAACTTCTACTAGTGGTCTTTCTGTTAACCTTGCTACACTTCTTGAGGGTGCTTCAGGATCAGTATCATCAGCAACTACTGCTACAGGCTCTGCTGTAAAAGTTGGAAATCTGTCAATTGCTGGAACAGATTCATATAATTATGATTTCACTGGAATAAGCAGTTCTAATGCAGGTCTTGGTGTTGCAGCTACAGGAAATGGAAGCTTTTATAACCTAAATAGCATTAATGTAACAACAAATGCTGGAGCAGAACTTGCTATTGATATTGCAAATACTGCAATTAAAAAGGTTGACAGAGTTCGTACCCAGATTGGTTCAGTAATTAACAATCTTCAGGCAATATGGGATGGTCAGAAGACATCCTATGACAACACAAAGGAAGCTGAAAATGTCATTCGTAACACAGACTTTGCAGCTGAGATGAGCAACTTTACAACAATGCAGATAAGAATGCAGGCAGGTATGGCAATGCTTGCACAGGCAAATGCACTTCCACAGCTTGTGCTTCAGCTTCTGAGATAG
- the obgE gene encoding GTPase ObgE produces MQFVDYVKIYVKAGDGGRGCISFRREKYVPKGGPDGGDGGKGGDVIIQASGELHTLLDHKYKKTYKAQRGQHGKGSNMKGRDGEDLIIKVPVGTVVKDALTEQIIADLNEEGKYTVVAKGGKGGFGNAHFATPTNQAPRYAQLGEKGEERWIILELKLLADVGLIGLPNAGKSTLISVISSARPKIADYPFTTLAPVLGVVKYGDYQSFVVADIPGLIEGAHKGAGLGHQFLRHVERTSLLLHLVDVSDFLDSDPVQDFEKIQKELELYNPALTEKPFAVVGTKIDISYKRQRLNRLKEYCEKRGIDFFTISAVKKEGIDELLKYLSERLKK; encoded by the coding sequence ATGCAATTCGTTGACTATGTAAAAATTTATGTGAAAGCCGGTGATGGTGGAAGAGGTTGTATTAGCTTCCGAAGAGAAAAGTATGTTCCCAAAGGAGGACCAGATGGTGGAGATGGTGGTAAAGGAGGAGATGTAATAATTCAGGCTTCTGGTGAACTCCATACACTTCTTGATCATAAGTATAAAAAAACATACAAGGCACAAAGGGGACAACATGGTAAAGGAAGTAATATGAAAGGCAGAGACGGAGAAGATCTGATTATAAAAGTGCCTGTTGGAACAGTTGTTAAAGATGCTCTAACAGAGCAGATAATTGCTGACCTGAATGAAGAAGGCAAATATACAGTAGTGGCAAAAGGCGGCAAAGGAGGATTTGGCAATGCCCATTTTGCAACTCCCACAAATCAAGCTCCGAGATATGCTCAGTTAGGTGAAAAGGGGGAGGAAAGATGGATAATTCTTGAGCTCAAACTTCTGGCAGATGTGGGACTCATTGGACTTCCAAATGCTGGAAAATCAACCTTAATTTCAGTAATAAGCTCTGCTCGTCCAAAAATTGCTGATTATCCTTTTACTACCCTTGCTCCTGTGCTTGGAGTTGTAAAGTATGGGGATTATCAAAGCTTTGTTGTTGCTGATATCCCAGGCCTGATAGAAGGTGCTCACAAAGGTGCAGGACTGGGGCATCAATTCTTAAGACATGTTGAAAGAACTTCTTTACTTCTTCATCTTGTTGATGTATCAGATTTTTTAGATTCTGATCCAGTACAAGATTTTGAAAAAATTCAGAAAGAACTTGAACTATATAACCCTGCCCTAACAGAAAAGCCCTTTGCAGTGGTTGGGACAAAAATTGATATTTCATATAAAAGACAAAGACTGAACAGGCTTAAAGAATACTGCGAAAAAAGAGGTATTGATTTTTTCACGATAAGTGCAGTAAAAAAAGAAGGTATTGATGAACTTCTTAAATATCTTTCAGAAAGGTTGAAAAAGTGA
- a CDS encoding DUF763 domain-containing protein, with translation MQKTGIANMPLHSGRAPQWLFKRMVALSRAIVELMIIELGREELLRRLSDPYWFQCLGCVLGFDWHSSGVTTTVTGALKEALRGVEHEFGLFIAGGKAKKALQTPQEIINYANSSGFAPEPLIYASRVSAKVDNVAVQDGFSLYHHVIIFTQQGHWCVIQQGMNETLQTARRYHWLSFTLKSFVEEPHQAVCCNVKTKTLNFTAKESSELRQASVILSQENPEKIIKEIKKINELKLPQRHSVTIHDVKAENLYKILLKTYEKQPKDFESLLETKGVGAKTLRALALTCELLYGTPLSFKDPARFSFAHGGKDRTPYPVDRTLYDRTIEILKKAIEEAKVERTEKLSALRRLAKITQV, from the coding sequence ATGCAAAAAACAGGAATAGCAAATATGCCTCTTCATAGTGGTAGAGCTCCTCAGTGGCTATTTAAAAGAATGGTTGCTCTTTCAAGAGCAATAGTTGAGTTAATGATAATAGAGCTTGGCAGGGAAGAACTCCTACGAAGGCTTTCTGATCCTTACTGGTTTCAATGTCTTGGCTGCGTTCTTGGCTTTGACTGGCACAGTAGTGGCGTTACCACTACTGTTACTGGAGCACTGAAAGAAGCATTAAGAGGAGTTGAGCATGAATTTGGATTGTTCATTGCAGGAGGCAAGGCAAAGAAAGCTTTACAGACTCCACAGGAAATAATAAACTATGCTAACTCGTCAGGTTTTGCACCAGAGCCTCTCATCTATGCAAGTAGAGTTTCAGCAAAAGTTGACAATGTGGCAGTTCAGGATGGATTTAGTTTATATCATCATGTAATCATTTTTACCCAACAAGGGCATTGGTGTGTTATTCAACAGGGAATGAATGAAACCCTCCAGACAGCAAGAAGATATCACTGGTTGAGTTTTACTCTTAAGAGTTTTGTTGAAGAGCCTCATCAGGCAGTTTGCTGCAATGTAAAAACAAAAACATTGAATTTTACAGCAAAAGAGTCTTCAGAGCTTAGACAGGCTTCAGTGATACTTTCGCAGGAAAATCCTGAAAAAATAATAAAAGAAATTAAAAAAATCAATGAACTCAAACTTCCTCAAAGACATTCTGTAACAATTCATGATGTAAAAGCAGAAAATTTATATAAAATTTTGCTTAAAACCTATGAAAAGCAACCTAAGGATTTTGAATCTCTTCTTGAGACAAAGGGAGTAGGAGCAAAAACTTTAAGAGCTCTCGCACTTACCTGTGAGCTTTTGTATGGAACTCCTTTGAGCTTTAAAGATCCAGCCCGTTTCAGTTTTGCTCATGGAGGAAAGGACAGAACTCCTTATCCTGTGGACAGAACCCTTTATGACAGAACGATTGAGATTTTAAAAAAAGCAATTGAAGAAGCAAAAGTCGAAAGAACAGAAAAGCTTTCCGCATTAAGAAGGCTGGCAAAAATTACACAAGTATAA
- a CDS encoding NifU family protein, which yields MIDRTKVEQVLGKIRVGLMADGGNIDLVEIKDDVIYVKLKGACGTCPMATLTLKNWVEKTLKSEIPEVKEVVAV from the coding sequence ATGATTGACAGAACAAAGGTTGAGCAAGTTCTTGGCAAAATAAGAGTGGGACTTATGGCAGACGGAGGTAACATTGATCTTGTTGAGATTAAAGATGATGTAATTTATGTGAAGTTAAAAGGAGCATGTGGAACATGTCCAATGGCAACACTTACTCTTAAAAACTGGGTTGAAAAGACTCTTAAAAGTGAGATTCCAGAGGTTAAAGAAGTTGTAGCTGTTTAA
- a CDS encoding N-acetylmuramoyl-L-alanine amidase codes for MLRFFRVLSIFAFVALSAFSAFAQEKIQVKDIRCYELSERLRVVIETTGISEFVKGELKNPERLFFDIKNASLNKELKKEYSVNSPVVSKIRVGQFDANTVRIVFDLKKPDYEFKIIQLEDPFRMVIDIYPRGNAKSSIKSDDGEVKNILKRKIVIDPGHGGKDPGAIGPSGLKEKDVTLDIALKVKELLKNEPSFEVILTRDRDVFIPLNERTEIANRLQADLFISIHANASPNSYARGIETYILNWTDDEEAIRVAARENAISIKKMKQLKSEVGFMLASLEREAKRDSSVRLAGYVHNSLTESLKAAFLRHDNGLKGALFYVLVGAQMPSCLLEVSYISNPEEEKLLSSDSYRMQIAQSIVEGIKNYFMHTEQIKKVKYTRHNSSKTKVNGQKTKKAI; via the coding sequence ATGTTAAGATTTTTCAGGGTTCTATCCATTTTTGCTTTTGTAGCACTGTCTGCTTTTTCTGCTTTTGCACAGGAAAAGATTCAAGTTAAGGATATAAGATGTTATGAGCTTTCTGAAAGATTAAGGGTAGTAATTGAAACAACAGGAATTTCTGAGTTTGTAAAGGGAGAGCTTAAAAATCCTGAAAGACTTTTCTTTGATATAAAAAATGCCTCACTCAATAAAGAGTTAAAAAAAGAGTATTCAGTAAACAGCCCGGTTGTAAGCAAAATTCGCGTTGGACAGTTTGACGCCAATACAGTAAGAATCGTTTTTGACCTTAAAAAACCTGATTATGAATTCAAAATCATTCAGCTGGAAGATCCTTTCAGAATGGTAATTGATATATATCCGAGGGGAAATGCCAAGTCATCAATAAAATCTGATGATGGAGAAGTAAAAAACATACTGAAGCGAAAAATTGTCATTGATCCAGGGCATGGAGGTAAGGATCCCGGTGCAATTGGACCTTCAGGATTGAAGGAGAAAGATGTTACACTTGATATTGCTCTGAAAGTTAAAGAACTCTTAAAAAATGAACCCTCCTTTGAGGTAATCCTAACAAGAGACAGAGATGTTTTTATACCACTCAATGAAAGAACAGAGATTGCAAACAGACTTCAGGCTGATCTTTTTATTTCCATTCATGCAAATGCCTCTCCAAATTCTTATGCCCGCGGAATAGAAACATATATTCTCAACTGGACTGATGATGAGGAAGCAATAAGAGTTGCAGCAAGAGAAAACGCCATTTCTATTAAAAAAATGAAACAGTTAAAAAGTGAAGTGGGATTTATGCTGGCTTCTTTAGAAAGAGAAGCAAAGAGAGACAGCTCTGTTCGGCTTGCAGGATATGTTCATAATTCACTAACTGAAAGCTTAAAGGCTGCATTCTTAAGGCATGACAATGGACTAAAGGGTGCTCTTTTTTATGTACTTGTTGGAGCTCAGATGCCTTCCTGTCTTCTTGAAGTATCCTACATCAGCAATCCAGAAGAAGAAAAACTTCTCAGCAGTGATTCATATAGAATGCAAATAGCTCAATCAATTGTTGAAGGAATAAAAAATTATTTTATGCACACAGAGCAAATTAAAAAAGTAAAATATACAAGGCATAATTCTTCAAAAACTAAAGTAAATGGGCAAAAAACAAAAAAGGCAATTTAA
- the fliD gene encoding flagellar filament capping protein FliD, whose translation MADLYFSGITGTLDTGAIIDKLMQIKQQPLTALIQKKALLQAKVSSLTNLYGALNDIQNFFSNLNISSIFNTKKATSSDTTVLEATATSDTPNLTMNITVNKLAQTEMRASTQGLSSLTGTFSSSGTLTLKYWTDDLNYLTYNINYSAGQTLQDLVNSINSAQNNIKASVYYTGSDYRLLLTEANPANSKKETNTATSSYVIEATGMPVELGSLDSPIQNAQNASITIGNSTTPVTSPTNTFSGLLTGLNITVNKTGSATLTVSEDYSQITATLNSFANYYNSVISLVNSMTAKGAQFQGEAAVTTIKTGFVNLLNPLISAGLINYSDKDGTISINTDALQSLQSSNPDKLKNIITTIKNSFSTALTGWTSSIKTYEGMEESQINSIDDKISSMQEYLAKYEERLRQEYARLESFISQMNQISNRLQDFMTTLSEMTKGGKK comes from the coding sequence GTGGCAGATTTATATTTTTCAGGTATTACAGGAACACTTGATACAGGAGCAATAATTGATAAATTAATGCAGATAAAGCAACAGCCTCTTACTGCCCTTATTCAGAAGAAAGCTCTGCTTCAGGCAAAGGTTTCAAGTCTTACAAATCTTTATGGTGCATTGAATGACATTCAGAATTTTTTCAGCAATCTCAACATAAGCAGTATTTTTAATACAAAAAAAGCAACTTCTTCAGATACAACGGTTTTAGAGGCAACTGCAACATCGGATACTCCAAATCTGACAATGAATATAACAGTTAACAAGCTTGCTCAAACAGAAATGCGTGCAAGCACACAAGGACTGTCTTCATTAACAGGGACATTTTCATCTTCAGGAACTCTTACACTTAAGTACTGGACGGATGACTTAAATTATCTTACTTACAATATAAATTACTCAGCAGGGCAAACGCTTCAGGACCTTGTAAATAGTATAAATTCAGCTCAAAACAACATCAAAGCCTCAGTTTACTATACAGGCTCAGACTACAGGCTATTGCTCACTGAAGCAAACCCTGCAAACTCAAAAAAGGAAACAAATACAGCCACTTCTTCTTATGTTATTGAAGCAACAGGAATGCCTGTAGAGCTTGGTAGCCTGGACAGTCCAATTCAGAATGCTCAGAATGCATCAATAACAATAGGAAATTCAACAACTCCTGTAACAAGCCCAACAAATACATTTTCAGGGTTGCTTACAGGACTTAATATTACAGTAAACAAGACAGGTTCAGCCACATTAACAGTGAGCGAAGATTACTCTCAGATAACAGCCACTCTTAATAGCTTTGCAAATTATTATAATTCAGTAATATCTCTTGTAAACTCAATGACTGCCAAAGGTGCTCAGTTTCAGGGTGAAGCCGCAGTTACAACAATTAAAACAGGTTTTGTAAATCTTCTCAATCCACTTATAAGTGCTGGTTTAATTAATTATTCTGACAAAGATGGAACAATTTCAATAAACACCGATGCATTACAGTCTTTGCAATCATCAAATCCTGATAAATTAAAAAATATAATAACTACAATCAAAAACTCTTTTAGCACTGCACTGACTGGATGGACTTCTTCAATAAAAACATATGAAGGCATGGAAGAATCCCAGATTAATTCAATTGATGATAAAATCTCCAGCATGCAGGAGTATCTTGCAAAATATGAAGAAAGACTGAGGCAAGAGTATGCCCGTCTTGAATCATTTATATCACAGATGAATCAAATAAGTAACAGACTTCAAGACTTTATGACAACACTTTCAGAAATGACAAAGGGAGGTAAAAAATGA
- a CDS encoding D-aminoacylase: MDLFIEKALIFNGLGSPAFEANIGIKKDRIVYIGKEKYSARETINAKGLILSPGFIDTHSHSDFTILADPVAEGKITQGITTEINGNCGVSGFPMFGEVFERRLSEINLLGLKPWNDFKHYIDLLKKAAPSINFITLCGHGNIRGCVIGYKNVKAQKKEINKMKEILKSHLAMGVKGLSTGLIYPPGIFSDTEEIIELAKTLKKFKGIYATHMRSEGEKLLSALEETVFIGMKTGVSVHISHLKTSGKENWWKIEAVFKIIEEAHSNGIKITADRYPYTASQTDLDAFLPSWIIEGSRDDIIKRLKNKNIRNQIKKYLKQRGREFLNSLLISDAAFNRTLEGRRLGEIIDFECSADFICDLLIRSNLQVGVIYFGMSEENLEKILSRPYVMIGTDSSARSSKGITRQGKPHPRGFGSFPRFIKRYVLDKKILSLEEAIRKITFLPAKTFKIEKRGAIKEGYFADIVIFDPAEIEDRATFENPFNTSKGIKYVIVNGEIAVFEGSLTGKRSGRMLL; this comes from the coding sequence ATGGATTTGTTCATAGAAAAAGCCTTAATCTTTAATGGACTTGGCAGTCCTGCCTTTGAAGCTAACATAGGAATAAAAAAGGACAGAATAGTTTACATAGGCAAAGAAAAATACTCTGCCAGGGAAACCATAAATGCAAAGGGATTGATTCTTTCACCTGGTTTTATTGATACACACTCCCATTCTGATTTCACAATCCTTGCAGACCCTGTTGCAGAAGGCAAAATAACGCAGGGAATAACCACTGAAATAAATGGCAACTGCGGAGTATCAGGATTTCCAATGTTTGGTGAAGTTTTTGAAAGAAGACTTTCGGAAATAAACCTGCTTGGGCTAAAACCATGGAATGACTTTAAGCATTACATTGATTTATTGAAAAAAGCAGCTCCTTCAATTAATTTTATCACCTTATGCGGACACGGTAATATTCGCGGCTGTGTAATTGGATACAAAAATGTGAAAGCCCAAAAAAAAGAGATAAACAAGATGAAAGAAATTTTGAAATCCCATCTTGCTATGGGAGTAAAAGGTCTTTCAACAGGCTTGATATATCCACCTGGAATTTTTTCTGATACAGAAGAAATCATTGAGCTTGCAAAAACTTTAAAGAAATTTAAAGGTATTTACGCAACTCATATGCGGAGCGAAGGTGAAAAGCTTCTCAGTGCATTGGAAGAAACAGTTTTTATTGGAATGAAAACAGGAGTTTCTGTTCATATATCTCATCTTAAGACATCAGGGAAGGAAAACTGGTGGAAGATTGAAGCAGTTTTTAAAATTATTGAAGAGGCGCATTCTAATGGAATAAAAATAACAGCAGATCGATATCCTTATACTGCCTCTCAAACAGATCTTGATGCCTTCTTACCATCATGGATAATTGAAGGAAGCAGGGATGATATTATAAAGAGACTGAAAAACAAAAACATAAGGAATCAAATTAAGAAATATCTTAAACAGCGCGGAAGAGAGTTTCTAAACAGTCTTTTAATTTCCGATGCTGCTTTTAACAGAACACTTGAGGGCAGGAGACTGGGAGAGATTATTGATTTTGAATGCTCTGCTGACTTTATATGTGATTTACTGATTCGTTCAAATCTTCAAGTTGGAGTGATATACTTTGGAATGAGCGAGGAAAATCTTGAAAAAATTCTTTCCAGACCCTATGTTATGATAGGAACTGACAGCTCTGCAAGAAGTTCAAAGGGGATTACAAGACAGGGGAAACCTCATCCAAGAGGTTTTGGAAGTTTTCCAAGATTTATAAAAAGATATGTTCTTGATAAAAAGATATTAAGCCTTGAAGAGGCAATAAGAAAAATTACTTTTCTGCCAGCAAAAACTTTCAAAATAGAAAAAAGAGGAGCTATAAAGGAAGGCTATTTTGCAGATATTGTTATTTTTGATCCTGCTGAGATTGAAGACAGAGCCACCTTTGAAAATCCTTTTAATACTTCAAAGGGGATCAAATATGTTATTGTAAATGGAGAAATTGCTGTATTTGAGGGTTCTCTAACAGGAAAAAGAAGTGGAAGAATGCTTTTATGA
- the fliS gene encoding flagellar export chaperone FliS: protein MNYVDAYLQSKVMGADALELITMLYDRAIVSLNIARELIIKGVDDPEIVKKKAIELSRATDIMYYLNDILDRQRGGQIAENLSIIYTTIVEQLVRANLFNDVETISKCIEILNNLKAAWEDVKKQAKEGQYEPGRATAGAV, encoded by the coding sequence ATGAATTATGTAGATGCCTATTTGCAAAGCAAGGTAATGGGAGCAGATGCTCTTGAACTTATAACAATGCTTTATGATAGAGCAATTGTTTCCCTTAATATTGCAAGGGAGTTAATAATTAAAGGGGTTGATGATCCTGAAATTGTAAAGAAAAAGGCTATTGAACTAAGCAGAGCAACAGATATAATGTATTATCTCAATGACATTCTTGACAGACAGCGTGGTGGACAGATTGCAGAAAATCTAAGCATAATTTACACAACCATTGTAGAACAGCTTGTAAGAGCCAATCTTTTTAATGATGTTGAAACAATTTCCAAATGCATAGAAATTTTAAATAATCTTAAGGCAGCATGGGAGGATGTAAAAAAACAGGCAAAGGAAGGACAGTATGAACCCGGAAGAGCAACTGCTGGAGCCGTCTAA
- the rpmA gene encoding 50S ribosomal protein L27: MAHKKGVGSSRNGRDSQAKRLGVKRFGGQFVKAGNILVRQRGTKFHPGANVGVGSDYTLFALIDGIVKFERKDKQRLKVSVYPVTEPAQ; encoded by the coding sequence ATGGCACATAAAAAAGGTGTTGGAAGCTCAAGAAATGGAAGAGACAGCCAAGCTAAAAGACTTGGTGTAAAAAGATTTGGTGGACAGTTTGTAAAAGCTGGCAATATCCTTGTCCGTCAAAGAGGAACGAAGTTTCATCCCGGAGCTAATGTAGGTGTAGGCTCTGATTATACCCTTTTTGCATTGATTGATGGTATTGTTAAATTCGAAAGAAAAGACAAGCAAAGACTGAAAGTAAGCGTTTATCCAGTTACAGAACCTGCCCAGTAA